Within Anguilla anguilla isolate fAngAng1 chromosome 11, fAngAng1.pri, whole genome shotgun sequence, the genomic segment AAGTACCTGTATTCAAATGCAATTACCCTCTGAAGTACATCTTATAAAATGTGATTGGGTAATTGCTCCATTTGACATTCTTCATTTTGTTCAATTTTGTAGATGCACATTTTTAAGGAATGTCCCAAAggttattttctaactgcaggTCTATTTTGGGTCTCAAATTTGATCTTATTGCGAACCGCTCCCTTTGTATGCAACCACAGTAAATTATGCAAAAGctacacaaaatgaaagaacaagATTGACCCACAGACTGGTGTTTCTGTAGTTAAACTAAATTTGAGCTAAACTGGTTTCCTCCATCGTGACAGGCCCTATATGTACAAGACTGAAGAAACAAGTGTTGTCAGATTTTCTGACTGTACGTATGACACGCTAAGGTCATAGGCCGCCAAAACACCAACCTAACTCAATTAAAATAaccattacaatttttttccttcaaatcCACAACAGTATGTAGATTTCAGGAAGGGCCCAAACACTGAACACGGTATGTCTAATAGTACTATGGCATGTGCTACCTTTTTGagacaatgcatttaaaaaataaattagttgCTTTTTAATCTTGTCAACAACTAGTAGCAAtgactgaaatgtttgtgtgtttaaagaTTCATAATACGTTTTGTGAAAGAACAGAGAGCATAGCCTTGTTAAAAAAATCTCAAGACCTGCAGTCTGTTAATCTAGTACTGAAAAGGGTTGTTAACACTTCTCATACACCACATTACATCTTGTATGTGCAAtgttaaaacaataacaaacccGGTGGTAAGCTATAACAAAATTGACAAACCTGGTGatataatataaacaaaattgGTTAAACACCAGTAAAGGGTTTACATCTGTCCtgaaatacaatttaaacaaaacaataaattaaagccGTTAAACCGCACaaataaatcagaataaatacaCCGATGCATGTAATCTAATCTACTCTGTACTACAGTGGTCCCCAACcttgctcctggagatctactgtcctgtaggttttcaccccaaccctaagaaagcacacctcattcaacagctacagatctcCAAGAGATGCcgattagcagaatcaggtgtgccagattTGGGTTGatatgaaaacctacaggacagcatatctccaggaacacagTTGGGAACCGCTGCTGTACTAGAacgacgacaaaaaaaaaaaaccgaagaTGAATTCACAGGCGCGGCAAACTGCCTCGCGGTGACAATATTATCCCAAAGACGTAGAAGAGCCCCATCAGGAGGTTGAGTTTTGCGGTTTTCTGGGGGATTTTGGAGTAGCACTGGCTGCGGAACTGCTTCTCCAGCGGGAAAGCCATGGGGAGGGTGAGCAGGGGCAGGGCCATGCTGATGGTGTAGCGGGTGGCCAGGATGCAGAAGAGGACGTACGGGACGAAGAGCAGGAGGTTGAACAGCACGTAGGACAGCGTGGGCCCGATGAGGATGGCCAGGGTGACGATGCCCGCCTGCTTGTCCGAGTCCATGTCTCGCGTGTTGTTGCTGTGCAGGATGGCCTCGGTGTTCAGGGCCAGCGGGACGGCGTAGACCAGGGGCAGCACGGACAGGTGACCCACCTGCACCGCGTGGGCAAACATGACCGCGAGGGGGCCAAAGGTAATCAGGATCACCACGTCCCCCAGGGCAACATATTTCAGCCCAATACCTgcaaagggaaaaggaaaaagatgaACAGAATTAAAACGGGCAAGATTCTCACCGTGCCACTAGAGACCCTCATTTCACAAGTGGTCAAAACTTCCATTCTAAATACAAAGCTTGAACTAGAAACCAAAATTTACGTGGAGTCATAAATAACTACAGAGAGAACAAATATTAAGCGGAAACACGGCAGTTACAACTACTGCGACTCCACATTTGTGTATCAACAAGGCACTAGGGAAAGTTAGTAGTCGAAGAAGCACAACCATCCATCAGCAGAAATTCACCTCCGGTATAAAGGAAGGAGCTGGAGAGCCCCCCAAAGTAAATGAGGGCCAGGTGCTCCAACCTCAGTGCGGACAGGTAAAACAGAAGAGTCGCACACAAGCACCCGAGGGAGTAGAGCACAGCTCCAAACATGACAACATCCTGGGGCTCCAGGATCTGATCCACCAGTGTCCTATCATCGCTCTTCTTGTGGTCAATGCCCTTGGAGAAATCGTAGTAGGTGTTCACCAGGTTCCCGGCGCCATGAACCACCAGTACAGCCACAGCACACACCAACAGGATCACAAAGTCCACCGTCCCCTCTGACTTGTAGGCCAGCGCACTGCCCAGGGCCACAGGTGTCAGCGAGGCACTAAAACTCCACGGACGGAGGGCCAGGACATAGGCGGCACACTTGTGCTTCATGTCCATCGCTACTCTGGCAATTCCTGAGGATTTTTCGACGTGGTTCCTGTCCAAGCCATTCAGGCGGGCATCTTCTCTGCTTCCGTTGTGCCCGTTCGATCCAGCGAATATACAAGTCTCTGCACCGCCCGATTTCTGCCCCTCTGCCATCCTCCCGACGGGATGTGTTGGAGTACTACAAAGTGCTCCAGCCCAGGGGCAAGTAAGGGAAACCTGaggaagaaaatgcatttaaacgAGTCAACTGATTAAGGTCCATTAGAAGTAGATAAGTGTATGCATTTAGTTCGGTGTGCGTATCCAAAACATGTGAATCCCTTAACGGTGAGTGTGGAACACTATTGCAACACAGCGAAGGGGTACTTCGGTACACTGCTGCTGCACTTCACAGCACAATACAGTGCTGTACAGAGTAGAACTTAAACTCTTAAGAAATGGGGGCGCTGATTAGCCCTGATCTACTGGCCGCAATATAGGCCACCAAGCAAGTTAGCTAACTTGAGTTGAAGTTTGCAAGCGATTGTCTTGGCAAGCTTTAAAGGTAGATGTATAGCTAAATTAGAGACCTTAGTTAATCATCTCAGCGAAAATGGAACCCAAAACTTCGTTAAAATCTTATCAAATACTCCTCTAACATTCAACATCAATATCGCATTCCTAGCAAACGCTGCATTAGCTGACAAACAAGCCAAGTGATTATCGGAGATTATCTCATCGGCTCAGTGTTAGCTAACTAGTTAGCAAGCTACCAAGGTAATGTCTAAACAAGGAACGCAAACATTCTAAACTTACCCACGCGTGAAATATTCTAAAAAGCCTCTCTAATGCACCGAGATATCATCCCTCTTGTCCTTGCATGACCCTTTTGTGACAACTTGACTTGCCTTGATATCACACAACCACCCAGTTACGTGTCAAATCAGACATCGCAAGCCACCATCTGAAAGCCGCCATTTTGTCCAACCCTTTTAAGTGTAACATGTTTAGTGTCCGAAGGAAACATGCTACCGATTCAAGTATATCCTCCcaattacaaaatatacagtggTGCTCGCGTGTCAGACCACCCAGTCTGTGTTCTCGTTTTCCCTCGATGCCAAGATGCCTTTTCCAAACAGTTAGTTTTCGGGAAGTTTGCAagtttacgtttttttttacctaatcGAACCCAGACTGTGGTATTGTACCATTTCACAACGTTGTCAAAGTCAACTACTGCAAAGTCAAATGTGCCAAACGCTCAGTACTCAGTTAAATGAATTCGTCACCGTACACTGTATTCAATTGTTAAGGTCTATTTTACACGAAGTGAGATATTCCCACATATGTAGAATTTACACTACAGTGCAATTGCATAATCGTTACAATCAATTAGGCAATTGCATGTAGAAATTAAGTCAGGACCAAGCAAGACTTCTAGTCTTAGAAGGTAAagcaaaaatgtaacaatttaCATTTAAGTGTATTTGAATTCTTCTGACCATTGCACATAATGTGTCGTCTTTCTGTCACATTTTCAGTGATACATTTATTCAATGACCCACACAACCTCTgctataaaacaaacaaaaatgaggTTTAAAAACTATTTCTAAAAACTATATTCAAATAGCTTCAGTAATCTAAAATGGATAATCCCTTGTAGGCTGTACCAGTTACTTgctaatttataaaatattggCTGAAATGATTGCCTTTTCTGTCAAATTAGAAAGAAATTCACACAGGCATCACTTGTAAAAGACTCAATTTCAGGCAACTCACGAGGAGTTGAAAAGGTTTGATACCATTTTGACATACATATAAGTATGAATACCTATGTGTGGGCATATACATGAATACCTATGTGTGTATGCAAAAATGGTGTGCATATATGGATGCTTACTGTGGCCTTGTTGAGAAGTAGGACTACACACAATGATGAAACACATACTGATTCATACAAATATGATGTATGAATCATTTGGTTAACTGTTGTGGCTCTGAAGACCATTTTCAATTTGAGCTACTTCAGAGCCTATGGGGTACACTTTGGAAGCAGCACTTCATCTTGAAGTCTTCTGTGGTTCTGCTTTAAGATTACACATACCCTGAAGCTGAAACGGTTTATAGTAGCATGCCCTCAATTAGCTGATCTCCTGGGGCTGAAtgcagatgttttttgtttgttttgttttttgacaggTCCTTTGGTAATTTATTGTACTTTTCTAGCCTTTTCTGGACCTGTTGACAAACCTGACAACAGGCATATAGCAGAATCTTAACTTCCCATCCACTAGTTATAGGCCTACTCAAGGAGCAGCCAACCTATAATGAGGATACTGCAGTCTCTATTCTAAACTAGCAGGATTTACAACAGAAAAGATCTGAAGtacctgttttttgtttttttttagatttgttGGCGAGGGATCAATGTGAATGCAAACAgaaattgataattagattttCCATATATCTGATGTCTCATACACGTCTATTTTAGAAGATAACACCAGAAAATCGTATATATTTTTAGCTATGACTCGATTGATTGCGTAACTGGTCTTGCTGCAGAAAGATCCTTTTGCACAATACATGTTTGACTCGATGATATCCCCTTCACTGCTAGGCTAGGATAGCCCTGTGATTTCAAGTCTAACAAGGGTCGACTGGCTTTACGAACAATGTATAGAAAACTATGGTCTAGGACTGGCTTTATATTAAAATGCGTACAGCCGGTTTCCTTTCGGCATGAACTTGACAAGCAATGACCTCCATAAGTAATGTGATACCGCTTGGCCGTCTGTGCGGAGTAGCGCTGCagtagaaaatagaaaaaaaagtggGAGTTTGGTGCAGACACCAAACTTGAAAGCGACTTTTATATTGAAGCGGAGCCGGACTGTTTGTGCTTTCCCGCTCTAACTTGCATTCTTGCCATAAACTAagaataatagcctaataaagACCAGTTCGATGGTCATTGCATAAATGTTGGCGAAGTACGCTAGAGTATTTCTTTCTTAGGGAAAGCAGTTGGAGGCTTTGCAGTGATGGAGTGTCAGACATTCAGAAGTCATCGACAAGGCGACTCCAGTGTTATATTCTTCACATTGTGTGTGATCAGTGTTTTTTTAGCAGGGATGCAAGAAATCGCGGCATTCCCCACCTGGAGGATTGAGGTAGGGTGTGCCTATTGTATTTTCTGTGTGCATAATTTCTGTTATGTCATCGTAATGTCAATTTATGTTGAGaattcattatgttttaataCAATCAATTGCTTTAttggtttctttaaaaaatccagTTTTATATGTGTACGATATTAAACTACTTTATTATAATAAGAGAAATcctaaatatgaatatgatcaGACTACATCAAGTATGAAAGGGATCCAGACTTTATGTTGGCTTGATTTTTCGTTATGCAAAAACAGAACTTTATGAAAAATTACTTAAGTAGAACGTTCAGTAACTTGCAAAAAGTTGATTTTAGCCAGACGTCTTTCCCATAGTTTTCATTGCGATTTGAGCTGAAATCCGGCGCGTCCTCTGAGATTAAAAGGCTGCTTCCGCTGTAAGGTCATTTCCATGACAATTAGATAACTTCACAAAACAGCACCGGCGTCTGtcttcattgtgtttttttatgtgaaaaccTTCTATTTTCCATACTTTTTTCATAATCATTCTTATTCGGTGCCTCGTGTAGCCTATACATACCTTGCCAAAACTTTATTCCTTGCCAAACCTTTGCGTCTGGAATCTCGTAACACATGGAACCTCAACATCCATTAACCTAATACTTATGATGACCCGGGCTGTCTGATAAAGGAATTTTATTTCAATGGATTTTAttaacgtttttaaaaaaattttttgaaagGTAATTCTTAAATCACAAATAAACCAATTAATAATTTAGGAAATGCCATGTGAATCATGTCAGTGAATGTGGCAGTACATACTGTTGGAGAAAGACAGTTTTTGGACACAACACTGGCAGTGAAATGTTAGTGAAGGCATGCCTTTCATAAAACAATTCctcaaaattttttaatttagactAAGAGTAAAATGTAGTTTAAATTAATAAGGCATAGTTTGTTGTAGCTGACAGTAGCAATCAATAGTGAACACATCATGAGGAAACAAGTTGGACTGGGGGGTCAACATAGTTCTATTGTCAATTTACTTTACAACCACTCTTGCGTACATACATGTGATTTGTTCCTTCTCTTTAATACATCACACGGTACATCGTAGGCCGTCATACAGCTGGTATATTTTAGCAAAACTTTAGCTTTAGCCAGGGAGCTGCTGAGTTCCTCATTCAGATGGCAGGGTCACAGGTTCAGGCTTCAGCTTTTTCAGTAAGCAACGATGACCGAGAGGCAGTTCTGAGAAAGAAGCACTGACAATCGGCCTTGTCATAGAATGGGACTCAGCCTGTCAATCCTCCTTGGGCTACTCCTGCATACAGTAAATGCCCATTGGTTTTTCGCCAGGCCGAAATTGTGGATTCCAAATTGGGAAGAACAAAggaaaagaacataaaaacataaaagctaCACATTCTTTTTTGGGGTAGCCGTTTATTGAGCGGATCAATCGGAGAAACTGAATGCCAATCCTCGTGCCTTGGCTCAAGTTGGGATGAACCTCAGAATGCGAAAAAGAAAGGACGAAAAGTTGAACGGTCAAGAGAAACGAAACAAGGCCAGAAGCCGGTGCTTGTCCCCAGGCGGAGACAAGAAATGATCTGGTTCGAAGGGCTGCCTCCGCTGAGCTCGTCTTGGACTTGGAATACCTTTTCCactttcccttcttttttcctAGGAGCGCAGCTAGCCACCCCTTTGCCAAGGCTGCCTTCTTAAGAGTAACGCTGAGCTCCCAGTGCACCTGAAGAGGTGCCAGCGGGTTTGCGAGTGGTACTGTATCAGACACGGCCAGAACTCGGCCGTCCTCCTCCTCAGGAACGCCAGCGCCACCTCATTTTGGGTAGAAGTGACAGGGCTCATAAATCCAGTCTCCCTGTCTCCGTTATCGGTAGTATGCAAAGGCTTTCCTACACGCCCATCATCGCTGGCCAGAAAATGTGTCTGGCCTCTGCTGCTTGGCAAAGCTGTGCTGTTTTCCTGaagaacactggaaaaaaagggaagaacTTTAGGAATGCAAATTATATATACACGGTGCTTCTTCTGTTACATGAAACATCTTACTTAAAGAAATTTGGCTtgaaactcccccccccccaaaaaaaagaagcgtATTTATGCTTATGCTGCttttggaagaaaatattcagattAATTGTTTCCAGTGTCTGTGCGGAAGATTTACTCAGTTGGGCAGTTGTCTCATATAATAAGTTGGGCAGCTCTATGCAATATAACCCAATTTTCCAAATCTCCTGGGTAACTGAATAAACTATTTATGCTCATGCTAAAACCttttatttcaagttttatttttcggactgaaattaaatttaaaaagcaccTTTTTCTACCAGCATTTTTTGAACATCTTTTTTTGGTGAACTATGtgtttcctcttcttcctccacaTGCTCTTATCTTTTACCTTAAAAACGGTCATGTTTTCTCTTTAGAGTCCCCTGTCAGCAGTCATTTTTGCTGCATTTTAGACTAAAATATTTATAGTCTTCCCCTCTTAACTCAGTTGGAGCGCTTTCCTTGTGCCGGATGTACTGATGTTTAATGAGGAAACATGTAGGGCCAAAACAACATTAAGAGcatccctcccttttttttaaaagtcgtGGAACAGCCAGTTCTGCAGCCCTGTCTGTGTCGCCCCAAGTTCATGTCGTTCATTCTCATTTCTCAGCTTTATGACCCTAGAGTAATGGCTGGATGGGGTGGTTAGCCACATCATCAAAAaggcaaacaggaaaaaaaaaaaaatctttttttttttttttctttcgtcagaaaagcaaaaaagcacAGAGGATGACAAATAGGGAAGGGACCACAGCGGAGAAAATGGCACAGTGGGGATCGAACCTCCTCCCACGCGTACGGCTTAAGACCCGGCCGCCCTACGGACTGCGCCACACGCCTCGCcggaaatattattttaagaacAGCGCCGGAGACGGCGCGGGCTTAAGCAGAGAACCAATCAGTGCGCGCGGTTCTTTATATAGCGCAATTGTACTCCGGTGACCTGCCACAATTCCCACATAAACACAAGCTCAGGATACAGGCTGAGCTGCAGTTTGCAGAGAAGGATTGTGATCAGAACTAATGCATTACTTTTCAGCTCTGTTGCTGGCTTTATTAAAGAGAAGGATTTAATCCATAAGGAAATCTAGCTGTCATTGGTATGGGTTCCAAAAACGGATGACTAGGCAACTAGACCATTCAGTAGATCCGCGGAACACGTCTTGCTCAAAATGTTGGACATAATCATTAACAACGGATGCCTTCCTGTTCCCACATACCGTAATGGGATGGCCTTGCATGAAAGTGCAAAACATTCCATTCACAATATATTCATTTAGGTGGTGACACAGTCATGTGAAAATATTAGAATTTGCCAGGTTTGCAGAGGAGGCCTGCAACGTGTAGCTTTAAATTCCTGGAAATGTAAATTTCTCATTGTTAACATCCTTGGTATttggactgaggccagaaaaaaaaaatcaagttgGGTCATTCACCGTCTTGTTACTACCCCACCACTCCCCCTCCCGCCAAGAGTTTCATTTCCCCCTTTCCCGATGTATGTTTGAGAACACCATCTTAGACAGGCATCTGCCATTTCGGAGAAAGGGAAGACATTACTTGCTTCTCGGACTCGTGATGGCTGCTTTCCCCACACTGAGAGAGGTGCATGTGCTTCGGTTAAACCCCATCCCATTAAACCCTATCCCAAAGATCATCAAATGCAATTTATGAGTTTTCAAATGTGCGTGTTTAACATTTTACCATGCGTGTTTGAAAACTCATAAATTGCCTTTTTCGATgatcttcaggaggcaggttaatttatttgtgttttgttgtaggGTAAATCTCTCCCTTTTTTAACCgtagaaaatgttttatggaGCATTAATTCGAAGAATATGTTTAGTTTGAGTGGCCGCCAGGTCCAGCCTAGTGTGGGGAGCGCTGTAGTCATCACGAAGGCCTCCAAGTCACCGAAAGGTGAATATAATTGGAAATGCAGGGGCTCCCCAGCTGCATCCGGCTAGGTCGCTCATACATAATGCAGCAAGGCGTCCCGTGGGCCAGACCCAGTCGAACTGGGAACCGTGAGGGAGGACTTCGGTCAGCAGGCAGGGGGGAAACCCCTTACCTCGTCCCCCTGCAGACATGCAGCTGTTCAGGATGACTGCATGTCTGCAGCCTCCCCGCGTTTGACCACGCTGCCCTCGGGCACGGTAGGTCAGCTGTGAAATAATCGCAGTAATCGAGTTGGTGAAGTGGAAGAGAAGCAGTGGACTGACTGCCCATGTTTTATAGAAGGCACATGCTTGTGCACTTCCTCCTAAATGGACAACCttgaaaggctgtttttttatttttaataataataaaaaatgacctGTATCAGTTGAAAGATTTTTGATTAATCTAAAGTTCTTTTTGTCCAAGGAAGAAGCTCATCCCTCTGGGGTCTTGATGTTTGGCATTCGTAAAAATGCCCGTTCTCAAGTTCTGCACCTCTCCAGGAACAAGCGCTACGCCCTCACTCCAGA encodes:
- the ubiad1 gene encoding ubiA prenyltransferase domain-containing protein 1 encodes the protein MAEGQKSGGAETCIFAGSNGHNGSREDARLNGLDRNHVEKSSGIARVAMDMKHKCAAYVLALRPWSFSASLTPVALGSALAYKSEGTVDFVILLVCAVAVLVVHGAGNLVNTYYDFSKGIDHKKSDDRTLVDQILEPQDVVMFGAVLYSLGCLCATLLFYLSALRLEHLALIYFGGLSSSFLYTGGIGLKYVALGDVVILITFGPLAVMFAHAVQVGHLSVLPLVYAVPLALNTEAILHSNNTRDMDSDKQAGIVTLAILIGPTLSYVLFNLLLFVPYVLFCILATRYTISMALPLLTLPMAFPLEKQFRSQCYSKIPQKTAKLNLLMGLFYVFGIILSPRGSLPRL